From Bordetella flabilis, the proteins below share one genomic window:
- a CDS encoding SDR family oxidoreductase, producing the protein MRIRLKPIAEQVIVITGASSGIGLATAMLAAHQGARVVMAARSRSTLEHVAQEIVAGGGNAVAVAADVAVREDVERIAQAAVDRYGHVDTWINNAGLSIYGRLHEVPEKDARRLFDVNYWGVVHGSLVALPLLKSSQGGALINVGSEVSDAVVPLQGMYAASKHAVKGFTDALRIELEADEAPISVTLVQPTAVDTPFPEHAANYMSQAPKLPTPMIEAQKVASAILEAATDPTREVKVGAMSVLNTAMFKLLPGLADRMAKKQMGRQQRNAAAYPRPGTLYEPGESGEITGFGDTNAADPDQAMQSNKRSPV; encoded by the coding sequence ATGCGCATCCGACTCAAACCCATCGCCGAGCAGGTCATCGTGATCACCGGGGCCTCCAGCGGGATCGGCCTGGCCACCGCCATGCTGGCCGCCCATCAGGGCGCCCGGGTCGTCATGGCGGCGCGCAGCCGCAGCACCCTGGAGCATGTCGCCCAGGAAATCGTGGCCGGCGGAGGCAACGCGGTCGCCGTGGCGGCCGACGTGGCGGTGCGCGAAGACGTGGAGCGTATCGCGCAAGCCGCCGTGGATCGCTACGGCCATGTGGACACCTGGATCAACAACGCGGGGCTGTCCATCTACGGCCGCCTGCACGAGGTTCCGGAAAAGGACGCCAGGCGGCTGTTCGATGTGAACTACTGGGGCGTGGTGCACGGCTCGCTGGTCGCCCTGCCCCTGCTCAAGAGCAGCCAGGGAGGCGCCCTGATCAATGTCGGCAGCGAGGTCTCCGACGCCGTCGTGCCGTTGCAGGGCATGTACGCCGCCAGCAAACATGCCGTGAAAGGTTTTACTGATGCATTGCGCATCGAACTGGAGGCTGACGAGGCCCCGATCTCCGTGACGCTGGTGCAGCCCACCGCGGTGGATACCCCGTTCCCCGAGCACGCCGCGAACTACATGAGCCAGGCGCCGAAGTTGCCTACGCCCATGATCGAAGCGCAGAAGGTCGCGAGCGCCATCCTGGAAGCGGCCACGGATCCCACGCGCGAAGTCAAGGTTGGCGCGATGTCGGTACTCAACACCGCGATGTTCAAGCTGTTGCCGGGTCTGGCCGACCGCATGGCGAAGAAGCAGATGGGCCGCCAGCAACGCAACGCCGCGGCCTATCCGCGGCCCGGTACCCTGTACGAACCCGGCGAAAGCGGCGAAATCACCGGGTTCGGCGATACCAATGCAGCCGACCCGGACCAGGCGATGCAATCCAACAAGCGCTCGCCCGTCTGA
- a CDS encoding hybrid sensor histidine kinase/response regulator, with amino-acid sequence MNEPAIPDKPSLALQGDRRLELMLRAIKDYAIYLLDRDGYIVSWNAGAERFKGYTADEIIGQHFSRFYTDEDRASGLPQRALATAAATGTYEAEGWRVRKDGTRFWTSVVIDPVYDDDGSLIGYAKVTRDISDKKRALEALFASEQRFRLLVQGIRDYAIFMLDPDGRITNWNAGAQAIKGYSAAEIIGEHFSRFYTPEDRARGEPARALGTALRDGKFLGEGWRMRKDGTRFWASVVLDPIRDERGHLIGFAKITRDVTERREAQLALDRSRDALNQAQKMEAIGRITGGVAHDFNNLLTIIRSSAELLRRPGLPEARRARYIDAIADTANKAAQLTRQLLAFARKQPLQPEAFLVSERLRGLEHIIRTSVGSPVKLHFELPDGIRAAEADPNQFETAVLNIVINARDAMPRGGHLTISARQVDRIPSVRNHSGAQGDFVAVSITDTGTGIEPGTLRRIFEPFFTTKAVNKGTGLGLSQAYGFAKQSGGEIDVSTRVGEGTTFTLYLPCAKIDAIPRQEAETSVHASTPDGIEPLSVLLVEDNETVGRFALGLLNELGLRANWATDGQSALALMEQRNGGFDLMFSDVVMPGMNGVELASTVRKRWPSVRVVLTSGYSHVLSEQGMHGFDFLAKPYSAEALVKILHLPTPGSTGDAPAAA; translated from the coding sequence ATGAACGAACCCGCCATTCCCGACAAACCGTCCCTCGCCCTGCAAGGCGACCGGCGCCTGGAGCTGATGCTGCGCGCCATCAAGGACTACGCCATCTACCTGCTGGACCGGGATGGCTATATTGTCAGCTGGAACGCCGGCGCGGAACGGTTCAAGGGTTATACCGCCGACGAGATCATCGGCCAGCATTTTTCCCGCTTCTACACGGATGAAGACCGGGCGAGCGGCCTGCCGCAGCGCGCCCTGGCCACCGCCGCCGCCACCGGCACCTACGAGGCCGAAGGCTGGCGGGTGCGCAAGGACGGCACGCGGTTCTGGACCAGCGTGGTGATCGACCCGGTGTACGACGACGACGGCTCCCTGATCGGCTACGCCAAGGTCACCCGCGACATCAGCGACAAAAAACGGGCGCTCGAGGCGCTGTTCGCCAGCGAGCAGCGTTTCCGCCTGCTGGTGCAGGGCATACGCGATTACGCCATCTTCATGCTCGACCCGGACGGCCGCATCACGAACTGGAACGCCGGCGCCCAGGCGATCAAGGGCTACAGCGCGGCGGAGATCATCGGCGAGCACTTTTCGCGCTTCTATACCCCGGAGGATCGCGCCCGCGGCGAACCGGCCCGCGCACTGGGCACGGCCCTGCGCGACGGCAAGTTCCTGGGCGAAGGCTGGCGCATGCGCAAGGACGGCACGCGCTTCTGGGCCAGCGTGGTGCTGGACCCCATACGGGACGAGCGTGGGCATCTGATCGGCTTCGCCAAGATCACGCGCGACGTGACCGAACGCCGCGAAGCCCAATTGGCGCTGGACCGCAGCCGCGACGCGCTGAACCAGGCGCAGAAGATGGAAGCAATCGGCCGCATCACGGGCGGCGTCGCGCACGACTTCAACAACCTGCTGACCATCATCCGTTCATCCGCCGAGCTTCTGCGGCGTCCGGGATTGCCGGAGGCCAGGCGCGCCCGATATATCGACGCGATCGCCGATACGGCCAACAAGGCGGCGCAACTGACACGTCAACTGCTGGCCTTCGCCCGCAAGCAGCCGCTGCAGCCGGAAGCCTTCCTGGTCAGCGAACGGTTGCGCGGCCTGGAGCACATCATCCGTACCTCGGTAGGCTCGCCCGTCAAGCTGCACTTCGAGCTTCCCGACGGCATACGCGCGGCCGAAGCGGACCCGAACCAGTTCGAAACCGCCGTGCTGAACATCGTCATCAACGCGCGCGACGCCATGCCGCGCGGCGGCCATCTGACCATTTCGGCCAGACAGGTGGACCGCATCCCGTCAGTGCGCAACCATTCCGGCGCCCAGGGCGACTTTGTCGCGGTGTCGATCACCGACACGGGCACGGGTATCGAACCGGGCACCCTGCGCCGAATATTCGAGCCGTTTTTCACCACCAAGGCCGTGAACAAGGGTACCGGCCTGGGCTTGAGCCAGGCCTATGGCTTCGCCAAGCAATCCGGCGGCGAAATCGACGTCAGCACCCGGGTGGGCGAGGGCACCACCTTCACGCTATACCTGCCCTGTGCCAAGATCGACGCAATCCCACGGCAAGAAGCCGAGACCTCTGTGCACGCCAGCACGCCGGACGGCATCGAGCCGCTGTCGGTCCTGCTGGTGGAAGACAACGAGACCGTGGGGCGCTTCGCGCTGGGGCTGCTGAACGAACTGGGCTTGCGGGCAAACTGGGCCACCGATGGACAGTCGGCGCTGGCCCTGATGGAACAGCGCAACGGCGGCTTCGACCTGATGTTTTCCGACGTCGTCATGCCGGGGATGAACGGCGTCGAACTGGCCTCCACGGTGCGCAAGCGCTGGCCCAGCGTGCGGGTAGTCCTGACCAGCGGCTATAGCCATGTGCTGTCCGAACAGGGCATGCACGGCTTCGACTTCCTGGCCAAGCCCTACTCCGCCGAAGCGCTCGTGAAGATCCTGCACCTGCCCACGCCGGGCAGCACGGGGGACGCGCCGGCCGCGGCCTGA
- the recD gene encoding exodeoxyribonuclease V subunit alpha: MFRPLLFRPTAPGGGRAGPEDAAGHGHSTDAAGLAHGLRPGARSGAGRAGLSNDAAAATQELLALFDAWTAQGWIRQLDAVFARFLWTEVPEAPPLLIFGALLASHQLAHGHACLDLGAALEDPEMTLALPPEGADLAAGEAAARSPAALLEHVSLSRWQAALDLPVLVGQGPGATPLVRVEQRLYLRRCWQYEQDINAGIMARLARNPELQAALPAARLRRLLDALFPAAPPAGAARSGADWQKIACAAAARSAFTIITGGPGTGKTTTVVKVLAALQALALDGAHGGANPPRPLRIRLAAPTGKAAARLSESISGAVARLPVGDLSSGVAIRAAIPTEVSTLHRLLGSRPGSRRFRHDADNPLALDVLVVDEASMIDLETMAALLQALPARGRLILLGDKDQLASVEAGAVLADLCREAHAGRYTPATRDWLAEVTGEQVDPALVDADGTDLDQAVVMLRHSHRFAADSGIGRLATAVNAGDRAAVARFWRQPHAGVARLAGRECDRHFAALVLNGQAQTELELAAAGPLRQEPAGAPGALHGPQGYANYLRVLRERTPGLDADQEALDDWARAVLQAHGAFQLLTTLRHGPWGVEGLNRRVAQLLRDQGLIAGAGDWYAGRPVLVTHNDYALGLMNGDIGITLALPRAPDQPAALRVAFPMTDGSGRVKWVLPSRLQAVETVFALTVHKSQGSEFEHAAVVLPERLSPILTRELLYTGITRARAFLTVLSPGGEGVLEQGIARQVRRASGLLA; the protein is encoded by the coding sequence ATGTTCCGCCCCCTGCTGTTCCGTCCCACGGCCCCTGGCGGCGGCCGTGCCGGTCCGGAAGATGCCGCCGGTCATGGCCATTCCACGGACGCCGCCGGTCTTGCGCATGGCTTGCGCCCCGGCGCCCGGTCCGGGGCCGGTCGGGCCGGCCTGTCGAACGATGCGGCCGCCGCCACGCAGGAACTGCTGGCCCTGTTCGACGCCTGGACGGCGCAGGGCTGGATACGGCAGCTCGACGCGGTCTTCGCGCGCTTTCTGTGGACGGAGGTGCCGGAGGCGCCGCCGCTGCTGATTTTCGGCGCCCTGCTGGCGAGCCACCAATTGGCGCACGGACATGCGTGCCTGGACCTGGGCGCCGCGCTGGAAGACCCGGAGATGACGCTGGCGCTGCCGCCCGAGGGCGCCGACCTGGCGGCGGGCGAAGCAGCCGCTCGCTCGCCCGCCGCGCTGCTGGAACACGTGTCGCTGTCGCGCTGGCAGGCGGCCCTGGACCTGCCCGTCCTGGTGGGGCAGGGCCCGGGCGCGACGCCGCTGGTGCGGGTGGAGCAGCGCCTTTACCTGCGCCGCTGCTGGCAGTACGAGCAGGACATCAATGCCGGGATCATGGCGCGGCTGGCACGCAATCCGGAATTGCAGGCGGCCTTGCCCGCCGCGCGCCTGCGTCGCCTGCTCGATGCCTTGTTCCCGGCTGCCCCGCCGGCGGGCGCGGCGCGCAGCGGCGCCGATTGGCAGAAGATCGCCTGCGCCGCCGCGGCGCGCAGCGCCTTCACCATCATCACGGGCGGACCCGGCACCGGCAAGACCACCACGGTGGTGAAGGTTCTTGCCGCGCTGCAAGCGCTGGCGCTGGATGGCGCGCACGGCGGCGCGAATCCGCCGCGGCCCCTGCGCATCCGGCTGGCCGCGCCCACCGGCAAGGCGGCCGCGCGCCTGAGCGAGTCGATATCCGGGGCGGTTGCCCGGCTGCCGGTCGGCGACCTGTCCTCCGGCGTGGCGATACGCGCGGCCATTCCTACCGAGGTCTCCACCTTGCACCGCCTCCTGGGCAGCCGGCCCGGTTCGCGTCGCTTTCGGCACGATGCCGACAACCCGCTGGCGCTGGACGTGCTGGTGGTGGACGAGGCGTCGATGATCGACCTGGAGACCATGGCGGCGCTGTTGCAGGCGCTGCCCGCCCGGGGGCGCCTGATCCTGCTGGGCGACAAGGACCAGCTCGCCTCCGTGGAGGCCGGCGCGGTGCTGGCCGACCTGTGCCGCGAGGCGCACGCCGGCCGCTATACCCCGGCGACGCGCGACTGGCTGGCGGAGGTGACCGGCGAGCAAGTCGATCCTGCGCTGGTCGATGCCGACGGAACAGACCTGGACCAGGCGGTGGTCATGCTGCGTCACAGCCATCGTTTCGCGGCGGACAGCGGCATCGGCCGGCTGGCCACCGCGGTCAACGCCGGCGATCGCGCGGCGGTCGCCCGGTTCTGGCGCCAGCCGCACGCGGGCGTGGCCCGCCTGGCGGGACGCGAGTGCGATCGCCACTTCGCCGCCCTGGTGCTGAACGGGCAGGCGCAGACGGAACTCGAACTTGCCGCGGCCGGGCCCTTGCGGCAGGAGCCGGCCGGCGCGCCTGGCGCCCTGCACGGCCCGCAGGGATATGCCAACTACCTGCGCGTGCTACGCGAGCGGACGCCGGGCCTGGATGCGGACCAGGAAGCCCTGGACGACTGGGCCCGCGCGGTTCTCCAGGCCCATGGCGCTTTCCAACTGCTGACCACCTTGCGCCACGGCCCCTGGGGCGTGGAGGGATTGAACCGGCGCGTGGCCCAGTTGCTGCGCGACCAGGGCCTGATCGCGGGTGCGGGCGACTGGTACGCCGGACGTCCGGTGCTGGTCACGCATAACGACTATGCGCTGGGCCTGATGAACGGCGACATCGGTATTACGCTGGCCTTGCCGCGCGCCCCCGACCAGCCCGCGGCCCTGCGCGTGGCCTTCCCCATGACCGACGGCAGCGGACGGGTGAAGTGGGTGCTCCCCAGCCGCCTGCAGGCCGTGGAGACCGTCTTCGCGCTGACGGTGCACAAGTCCCAGGGTTCGGAATTCGAGCATGCCGCCGTCGTGCTGCCGGAGCGGCTCAGCCCGATCCTGACGCGGGAGCTGCTCTATACGGGCATCACCCGCGCCCGCGCCTTCCTGACCGTGCTGAGCCCGGGAGGCGAAGGCGTGCTGGAGCAGGGGATCGCGCGGCAGGTACGGCGCGCCAGCGGGCTGCTGGCCTGA
- a CDS encoding hydantoinase/oxoprolinase family protein has translation MYRIGIDVGGTFTDFTMIDEGAGIVHFHKVPSTPDDPSRAIATGIAGLLETHGVDASQVSHVGHGTTVATNLIIERKGAQVGLITTRGFRDVLEIGRQTRPHLYDYSVGKPPVAVPRQFRIEVAERIQAGGEVREPLDEQAVRHAARYFASHGIGAVTICFLHAYRNPVHERRAREIVAEEMPDAYISLSSEVLPEFREYERLSTTVLNAAVGPRMAGYLERFLLRVRELGIAHEPHTVHSNGGLMSIASVRQFPVRTCLSGPAAGVVGAAAVGRVIGSPNLVTFDVGGTSTDVSLIVEGKPLFTSHRHVAGYPVKTPMVDIHVIGAGGGSIAWMDDAGALKVGPHSAGAVPGPVGYGRGGAEPTITDAEIVLQRLNPVSLLNGRMPVYAEAARGVIQEKVAQPLGLGIEAAAEGILRIATANMSRAIRAVSTERGYDLSRFALFAFGGAGPLHAVEVAQECGIPRVIVPQEPGTMCARGILLSDISFDFVRSEISLATPANWTRVAGILDDLRRQADEWLAAEGVAQGLRAAHCAIDARYEGQNFEVQVPLDDTGESGFQEFLARFAQAHQREYGYDVDDRAIQIINCRVQAKGQVIKAPLSPRTVSGTVADARIGTRDSYFGAAHGWLETPVYDRARLPTAVSFQGPALVEEMSSTTVVGVGHHAVVDDYGNLIITLQGNSHG, from the coding sequence ATGTACCGTATCGGCATAGACGTCGGAGGGACGTTTACCGACTTCACCATGATCGACGAAGGCGCGGGGATCGTGCACTTTCACAAAGTGCCGTCCACGCCGGATGATCCGTCGCGCGCGATCGCCACGGGTATCGCGGGCCTGCTGGAGACCCACGGCGTCGATGCGTCGCAGGTGTCGCATGTCGGCCACGGCACGACGGTGGCGACCAATCTCATCATCGAACGCAAGGGAGCCCAGGTGGGTCTGATCACCACGCGGGGCTTTCGCGACGTGCTGGAGATCGGCCGGCAGACCCGTCCGCACCTGTACGACTACAGCGTGGGCAAGCCGCCCGTGGCCGTGCCGCGCCAGTTCCGCATCGAGGTCGCCGAACGCATACAGGCCGGCGGCGAGGTGCGCGAGCCGCTGGACGAACAGGCGGTGCGGCATGCTGCGCGCTACTTCGCCAGCCATGGCATCGGCGCGGTCACGATCTGCTTCCTGCATGCCTATCGCAATCCGGTGCACGAGCGGCGCGCGCGCGAGATCGTCGCCGAGGAAATGCCGGATGCGTACATCAGCCTGTCCAGCGAAGTCCTGCCGGAGTTCCGCGAATACGAGCGGCTGTCCACCACCGTGCTGAACGCCGCGGTCGGGCCCCGCATGGCCGGCTACCTGGAGCGCTTCCTGCTGCGGGTGCGCGAGCTGGGCATCGCTCACGAACCCCACACGGTGCACTCGAACGGCGGCCTGATGTCCATCGCCAGCGTGCGGCAGTTTCCGGTGCGTACCTGCCTGTCCGGCCCGGCTGCCGGCGTGGTGGGCGCCGCCGCGGTGGGCCGCGTGATCGGCAGCCCCAACCTCGTCACCTTCGACGTGGGCGGCACCAGCACCGACGTATCCCTGATCGTCGAGGGCAAGCCCTTGTTCACCTCGCATCGCCACGTGGCCGGCTATCCCGTGAAGACACCCATGGTCGATATCCATGTGATCGGCGCCGGCGGCGGCAGTATCGCGTGGATGGACGATGCCGGCGCCTTGAAGGTGGGACCGCATAGCGCCGGCGCGGTGCCCGGGCCCGTGGGTTATGGCCGCGGCGGCGCCGAACCCACCATCACCGACGCGGAAATCGTGCTGCAGCGGTTGAATCCGGTCTCGCTGCTGAACGGCCGCATGCCCGTCTACGCCGAGGCCGCGCGCGGCGTCATCCAGGAAAAGGTGGCGCAGCCGCTGGGCCTGGGTATCGAGGCGGCGGCCGAAGGCATCCTGCGCATCGCCACCGCCAACATGAGCCGCGCCATCCGCGCGGTATCGACCGAGCGCGGCTACGACCTGTCCCGCTTCGCGCTGTTCGCCTTTGGCGGCGCCGGCCCGCTGCATGCCGTCGAGGTGGCGCAGGAGTGCGGCATACCGCGTGTCATCGTGCCGCAGGAGCCCGGCACCATGTGCGCGCGCGGCATCCTGTTGAGCGATATCTCCTTCGATTTCGTGCGCAGCGAAATCTCCCTGGCCACCCCGGCCAACTGGACCCGCGTGGCGGGCATCCTGGACGACCTGCGGCGGCAGGCCGATGAATGGCTGGCGGCCGAAGGCGTGGCGCAGGGCCTGCGCGCCGCGCACTGCGCCATCGATGCGCGCTACGAGGGCCAGAACTTCGAGGTCCAGGTGCCGCTGGACGACACCGGTGAAAGCGGCTTCCAGGAATTCCTGGCGCGCTTTGCGCAGGCGCACCAGCGCGAGTACGGCTACGACGTGGACGACCGCGCCATCCAGATCATCAATTGCCGCGTGCAGGCCAAGGGCCAGGTGATCAAGGCGCCGTTGTCCCCGCGCACCGTCTCGGGCACGGTGGCCGACGCCCGCATCGGCACGCGCGACTCCTATTTCGGCGCCGCCCACGGATGGCTGGAGACCCCCGTCTACGACCGCGCCCGCCTGCCCACCGCCGTGTCCTTCCAGGGACCCGCGCTGGTGGAGGAAATGAGTTCCACCACCGTGGTCGGCGTCGGCCATCACGCCGTGGTGGACGACTACGGCAACCTCATCATCACCCTGCAAGGCAATTCCCATGGCTGA
- a CDS encoding four-helix bundle copper-binding protein, translated as MQTILPDMQRCIDECLNCYQSCLGGAMRHCLEAGGPHLAPDHFRLMMACAEMCRTAAHFMLLGVPHHRHTCADCASLCRQCADSCDSLRDMDECAAMCRRCADACERMAGTAGATAGRP; from the coding sequence ATGCAAACCATCCTGCCCGACATGCAGCGCTGTATCGACGAATGCCTGAATTGCTATCAAAGCTGCCTGGGCGGGGCGATGCGGCACTGCCTGGAAGCCGGCGGCCCGCATCTGGCCCCCGACCACTTCCGCCTGATGATGGCCTGTGCGGAAATGTGCCGTACGGCCGCCCATTTCATGCTGCTCGGCGTACCGCACCACCGCCACACGTGCGCGGACTGCGCCTCGCTGTGCCGGCAGTGCGCGGACAGCTGCGACAGCCTGCGGGACATGGACGAATGCGCCGCCATGTGCCGTCGCTGCGCCGATGCCTGCGAACGCATGGCCGGCACGGCGGGCGCGACGGCAGGCCGTCCTTGA
- a CDS encoding Bug family tripartite tricarboxylate transporter substrate binding protein, producing the protein MKTRMLRRCGGLLAGLVLAAASATAMAAWPNDKIIRMVVPFAAGGSTDLVARKLAEGLGKNLGANVIVENRPGAGGTVGTDYVARQPADGYTILMGSVSTHGSAPCIYPKLPYDPAKDFTPLAVVATIPNVIVINKDLPAQDLQSFVALARKDPGRYTYASNGPGTSNHLASAAFTSVAGISMTHVPYRGSGPALIDLLGGQVNMMMDVVMTSYPYIKEGKLRALAVTSAQRSAMLPDVPTVAESGYPGFEAIVWFGMFAPANLPPEIASRLEKAIVAVQNGPDMKPYLESTGAQVSSTAGDAFAAMIRNDTAKWCKVVQQAQIRLE; encoded by the coding sequence ATGAAGACTCGCATGTTGCGCAGGTGTGGTGGGTTGCTGGCGGGCCTGGTGCTGGCGGCCGCCAGCGCCACGGCCATGGCGGCCTGGCCCAACGACAAAATCATCCGCATGGTCGTGCCGTTCGCTGCCGGCGGCTCGACCGACCTGGTCGCGCGCAAGCTGGCCGAAGGCCTGGGCAAGAACCTGGGCGCCAATGTCATCGTGGAGAACCGTCCCGGCGCCGGCGGGACGGTGGGCACCGACTATGTGGCCCGCCAGCCCGCCGACGGCTACACCATCCTGATGGGCTCGGTCAGCACGCACGGCAGCGCGCCGTGCATCTATCCCAAGCTGCCCTACGACCCCGCCAAGGATTTCACGCCGCTGGCCGTGGTCGCCACCATCCCGAATGTGATCGTGATCAACAAGGACCTGCCGGCGCAGGACCTGCAGTCCTTCGTTGCGCTCGCCAGGAAGGACCCCGGCCGCTATACCTACGCGTCCAACGGACCCGGCACCTCCAACCACCTGGCTTCCGCCGCCTTCACCAGCGTGGCGGGCATTTCGATGACTCACGTGCCGTACCGCGGATCGGGGCCGGCCCTGATCGACCTGCTGGGCGGGCAGGTCAACATGATGATGGATGTCGTCATGACCTCCTACCCCTACATCAAGGAAGGCAAGTTGCGCGCGCTGGCGGTGACGTCCGCGCAGCGCAGCGCCATGCTGCCCGATGTGCCGACCGTGGCGGAATCGGGCTATCCGGGTTTCGAGGCCATCGTGTGGTTCGGCATGTTCGCGCCGGCGAACCTGCCGCCGGAGATCGCCAGTCGCCTGGAGAAGGCCATCGTCGCCGTCCAGAACGGCCCTGACATGAAGCCCTATCTGGAAAGCACCGGTGCGCAGGTGTCGTCGACGGCGGGCGACGCGTTCGCCGCCATGATCAGGAACGACACCGCCAAGTGGTGCAAGGTGGTCCAGCAGGCGCAGATCCGCCTGGAATGA
- a CDS encoding LysR family transcriptional regulator encodes MKHPDLNLLVHFDALMTCRAVSRAAEQVGVSQPAMSAALSRLRKLFNDPLLVREGALWKPTPQATALHLEFQPLLARWQRATSPRQDFDPRMTARTFSLYATDYMQFTVLPRVLPDLARDAPHVHLRIMPARPLHGMSMLDTNHVELLTGYFPDPAQNLRARFLYEEPAVCIVREQHPCLRRRWNLDSYLRYAHVDLSAHTGHFSVAIDRMLQTMNRRRRVAATLSSYMVCPYVVAASDLIATMPMSVAKAVARTTGLALLDVPLKLPVMSVSLYWHERYQDDPGHAWLRQYIAARVTQP; translated from the coding sequence ATGAAACACCCCGACCTCAACCTGCTCGTGCACTTCGATGCCTTGATGACCTGCCGCGCCGTGTCGCGCGCGGCTGAGCAGGTCGGCGTCAGCCAACCCGCGATGAGCGCCGCGCTGAGCCGGCTGCGCAAGCTGTTCAACGACCCGCTGCTGGTCCGCGAGGGCGCGCTGTGGAAGCCCACGCCGCAGGCGACCGCCCTGCATCTGGAATTCCAGCCGCTGCTGGCGCGCTGGCAACGCGCCACCAGTCCGCGCCAGGACTTCGACCCGCGCATGACGGCGCGCACTTTTTCGCTGTATGCCACCGACTACATGCAGTTCACCGTGCTGCCGCGCGTGCTGCCCGACCTGGCACGTGATGCGCCGCATGTGCATTTGCGCATCATGCCGGCCCGGCCGCTGCATGGGATGAGCATGCTCGACACCAATCACGTCGAACTGCTGACCGGCTATTTCCCCGATCCGGCGCAGAACCTGCGCGCCCGCTTCCTGTATGAAGAGCCCGCCGTCTGCATCGTGCGGGAACAGCATCCCTGCTTGCGCCGGCGCTGGAACCTGGATAGCTACCTGCGCTACGCCCATGTCGACCTTTCCGCGCACACGGGCCACTTCAGCGTGGCCATCGACCGCATGCTGCAGACCATGAATCGCCGCCGCCGGGTGGCCGCGACCCTGTCCAGCTACATGGTTTGCCCCTATGTGGTCGCTGCTTCCGACCTCATCGCCACCATGCCGATGAGCGTGGCGAAGGCAGTGGCCCGGACCACCGGGCTCGCGCTGCTCGATGTGCCGCTGAAATTGCCGGTGATGTCGGTGTCGCTGTACTGGCACGAGCGCTACCAGGACGACCCGGGCCATGCCTGGCTGCGCCAGTACATCGCGGCGCGCGTCACGCAACCCTGA